Proteins from one Pseudomonas bijieensis genomic window:
- a CDS encoding LysE family translocator, producing MIPLPDLLIFAAAALLMVLTPGPNMIYLISRSICQGRKAGVTSLLGVVAGFFVHMFAAAAGLTAVFLAVPVAYELLKWAGALYLLWLAWQAVKPGARSPFEAQQLPADSTRKLITMGFLTSALNPKIAVFYLSVFPQFISPEHGSLFTQSIVLGLTQISVSFSVNLLIALFAAGIASWFVHNPTWLAAQRYFMGFVLGALALRLMFEQRRSA from the coding sequence ATGATTCCACTGCCGGACCTGTTGATTTTCGCCGCCGCCGCGTTGCTGATGGTACTGACGCCTGGCCCAAACATGATTTACCTGATCTCCCGTTCGATCTGCCAGGGCCGCAAGGCCGGCGTCACCTCCCTGCTGGGAGTGGTGGCGGGGTTCTTCGTGCACATGTTCGCCGCCGCCGCCGGGTTGACGGCGGTGTTCCTGGCGGTGCCCGTGGCCTATGAGTTGTTGAAATGGGCCGGTGCGCTGTACCTGTTGTGGCTGGCCTGGCAGGCCGTGAAGCCCGGCGCGCGTTCGCCCTTCGAGGCCCAGCAATTGCCTGCGGACTCGACGCGCAAGTTGATCACCATGGGGTTTCTCACCAGCGCGCTGAATCCCAAGATCGCGGTGTTCTATCTGTCGGTGTTCCCGCAGTTCATCAGCCCGGAACACGGTTCACTGTTCACCCAGAGCATTGTCCTGGGGCTGACCCAGATCAGCGTCAGTTTCAGCGTCAACCTGTTGATTGCCCTGTTCGCTGCCGGCATTGCCTCGTGGTTCGTCCACAACCCGACCTGGCTGGCGGCGCAGCGTTACTTCATGGGGTTTGTGCTCGGTGCGCTGGCGTTGCGCCTGATGTTTGAGCAACGGCGTTCGGCGTGA
- a CDS encoding GNAT family N-acetyltransferase produces the protein MSIRRLRAGDAQVYRQLMLQAYALHPQAFTSSVNERAKLPINWWESRLGSRFDVLLGAFVEQALVGIVGLALEPREKARHKALLFGMYVADEHRHRGLGYQLVQAALDEARRYPFLRLVQLTVTAGNDPAVKLYQRCGFVLYGLEPMAIRVDDQYLDKIHMWLEL, from the coding sequence GTGAGCATCCGACGGTTGCGGGCCGGCGATGCCCAGGTGTATCGCCAACTGATGCTCCAGGCGTACGCCCTGCATCCGCAGGCCTTCACCTCCAGCGTCAACGAGCGGGCGAAGTTGCCCATCAACTGGTGGGAATCGCGCCTGGGCAGCCGGTTCGATGTGCTGCTGGGGGCGTTTGTCGAGCAAGCGTTGGTCGGCATCGTCGGCCTGGCCCTGGAGCCCCGGGAAAAAGCCCGGCACAAGGCGTTGCTGTTCGGCATGTACGTCGCCGATGAGCATCGCCATCGCGGGCTCGGCTACCAACTGGTGCAGGCCGCCCTCGACGAAGCCCGGCGCTATCCCTTTCTGCGCCTGGTGCAACTGACCGTCACCGCCGGCAACGACCCGGCGGTCAAGCTCTACCAGCGCTGCGGCTTCGTCCTGTACGGCCTCGAGCCAATGGCGATCCGCGTGGACGACCAATACCTGGACAAAATCCACATGTGGCTCGAACTCTAA
- the metR gene encoding transcriptional regulator MetR → MLELRHLKTLHALREADSLVEAAERLHLTQSALSHQFKELEERLGMQLFVRKTKPVRFTSAGLRLLQLADAALPLLRSAERDIARLAGGTAGRLHMAIECHSCFQWLMPTIDQFRDAWPEVELDLASGFAFAPLPALARGDLDLVVTSDPLELAGITYVPLFTYEAMLAVANQHRLAGKPYIVPEDLISETLITYPVERDRLDIFTRFLEPADIEPAQVRTSELTVMMMQLVASGRGVCGMPHWALHEYSSRGYVKAKRLGEKGLFATLYAAVRTDMLDAPYMRDFLLTAKDTSFSTLDGVSAVR, encoded by the coding sequence GTGCTTGAACTCCGTCACCTCAAGACCCTGCACGCCCTGCGCGAAGCCGACAGCCTGGTCGAAGCCGCCGAACGCCTGCACCTGACCCAGTCCGCTCTCTCCCACCAGTTCAAGGAACTGGAAGAGCGCCTGGGCATGCAGTTGTTCGTGCGCAAGACCAAGCCCGTGCGCTTCACCAGCGCCGGCCTGCGCCTGTTGCAACTGGCCGATGCCGCCCTGCCGTTGCTGCGCAGTGCTGAACGGGACATCGCCCGCTTGGCTGGCGGCACCGCCGGGCGCCTGCACATGGCCATCGAGTGCCATAGCTGCTTCCAGTGGTTGATGCCGACCATCGACCAGTTCCGCGATGCCTGGCCGGAAGTCGAACTGGACCTGGCCTCGGGCTTCGCCTTCGCTCCATTGCCGGCCCTGGCCCGGGGCGACCTCGACCTGGTGGTGACCTCCGACCCGCTGGAGCTGGCCGGCATCACGTACGTGCCGCTGTTCACCTACGAAGCGATGCTCGCCGTCGCCAACCAGCATCGGCTGGCGGGCAAGCCCTACATCGTGCCCGAGGACCTGATCAGCGAAACCCTGATCACCTACCCGGTGGAGCGCGACCGGCTGGACATCTTCACCCGTTTCCTGGAACCGGCCGACATCGAACCGGCCCAGGTCCGTACCTCTGAATTGACGGTGATGATGATGCAACTGGTGGCCAGCGGCCGTGGCGTCTGCGGCATGCCGCACTGGGCCCTGCATGAATACAGCTCGCGGGGTTACGTGAAGGCCAAGCGGCTGGGGGAGAAAGGCTTGTTTGCCACGCTGTATGCGGCGGTGCGGACCGACATGCTCGACGCGCCGTACATGCGCGATTTTCTGCTGACGGCCAAGGACACCTCGTTTTCGACATTGGATGGGGTCAGTGCCGTGCGCTGA
- the metE gene encoding 5-methyltetrahydropteroyltriglutamate--homocysteine S-methyltransferase, producing MALAHTLGFPRIGADRELKKALEAYWKGDLAPAALQAVGRELRARHWQLQKDAGIDLLPVGDFAWYDQVLGHTLTLGAVPQRFHGTLNAQGRPTLDTLFAMARGATASCCNADHGQAQYAQELTKWFDTNYHYLVPEFSADQTFALSWEQLFDEVDEAHALGHQVKPVIIGPLTYLWLGKAKGADFDKLGLLERLLPVYGEILNRLKAQGVEWVQIDEPILTLDLPQAWKSAFERAYHILQYSPLKKLVATYFSGLEDNLGLAVSLPVDGLHIDAVRAPEQLGQVLDRLPTYKILSVGLVNGRNIWRCELEQALAQLQPAQERFGDNLWVSTSCSLLHSPVDLEREDRLDPELKSWLAFAVQKCGEVAVLRDALNDPQAPGVQQALAVSRDVQTGRASSTRIHKAEVQARLAAIGPQDSQRCSPFAKRIEKQRARLKLPPFPTTTIGSFPQTPAIRLARQAYKQGKLSANDYQDAMHTEIRHAVQIQERLGLDVLVHGEAERNDMVEYFAEQLDGYAFTRFGWVQSYGSRCVKPAIIYGDVSRPNAMTVDWIRYAQSLTDKVMKGMLTGPVTMLMWSFPREDVSRQVQARQLALALRDEVLDLEKAGIKIVQIDEAAFREGLPLRRGQWQAYLDWAVEAFRLSASGVGDETQIHTHMCYSEFNDVIQAIADMDADVITIETSRSDMELLDAFEAFDYPNDIGPGVYDIHSPRVPDTAEMIALMSKAVKRIAPERLWVNPDCGLKTRGWPETEAALVNMVAAARQLRSQLA from the coding sequence ATGGCCCTGGCCCACACCCTCGGTTTTCCCCGCATCGGCGCCGACCGCGAACTGAAAAAAGCCCTCGAAGCCTACTGGAAGGGCGACCTGGCCCCGGCCGCGCTGCAAGCGGTGGGACGCGAACTGCGGGCCCGGCACTGGCAATTGCAGAAAGACGCCGGCATTGACCTGCTGCCCGTCGGCGACTTTGCCTGGTACGACCAGGTGCTGGGCCATACCTTGACCCTGGGCGCCGTCCCACAACGTTTCCACGGCACCTTGAATGCCCAGGGCCGACCGACCCTCGACACCCTGTTCGCCATGGCCCGTGGCGCCACGGCCAGTTGCTGCAATGCCGACCACGGCCAGGCGCAATACGCCCAGGAGCTGACCAAGTGGTTCGACACTAACTACCACTACCTGGTCCCGGAATTTTCCGCCGACCAGACCTTCGCCCTGAGCTGGGAGCAGTTGTTCGATGAAGTGGACGAGGCCCATGCCTTGGGCCATCAGGTCAAACCGGTAATCATCGGCCCGTTGACCTACTTGTGGCTGGGCAAGGCCAAGGGTGCGGATTTCGACAAGCTCGGCCTGCTGGAGCGTCTGTTGCCGGTCTACGGGGAAATCCTCAATCGGCTCAAGGCTCAGGGCGTGGAGTGGGTGCAGATCGACGAACCGATCCTCACCCTCGACCTGCCCCAGGCCTGGAAAAGCGCGTTCGAGCGTGCCTATCACATCCTCCAGTATTCGCCGCTGAAAAAACTGGTGGCGACTTATTTCAGTGGCCTGGAAGACAACCTCGGCCTGGCGGTGAGCCTGCCGGTGGACGGCTTGCACATCGACGCGGTGCGCGCCCCGGAACAATTGGGCCAAGTGCTGGACCGCCTGCCGACCTACAAGATTCTCTCGGTGGGCCTGGTCAATGGTCGCAACATTTGGCGCTGCGAGCTGGAACAGGCGCTGGCGCAACTGCAACCGGCCCAGGAGCGCTTTGGCGACAACCTCTGGGTCAGCACTTCGTGCTCGCTGTTGCACAGCCCGGTGGACCTGGAACGCGAAGACCGGCTCGATCCGGAACTCAAAAGCTGGCTGGCCTTTGCCGTGCAGAAGTGCGGTGAGGTGGCGGTGTTGCGCGATGCGCTCAACGATCCACAGGCCCCGGGTGTACAGCAGGCCCTGGCCGTCAGCCGTGACGTGCAGACCGGTCGCGCCAGCTCGACGCGCATTCATAAAGCCGAGGTTCAGGCGCGCCTGGCGGCCATCGGGCCACAGGACAGCCAGCGGTGTTCGCCGTTTGCCAAGCGCATCGAGAAGCAGCGTGCCCGACTGAAACTGCCCCCTTTTCCCACCACCACCATCGGCTCCTTCCCGCAGACCCCGGCGATCCGCCTGGCGCGTCAGGCTTATAAGCAAGGCAAGCTGTCGGCCAACGATTATCAGGATGCCATGCATACCGAGATCCGCCATGCCGTGCAGATCCAGGAACGCCTGGGCCTGGATGTGCTGGTGCACGGTGAAGCCGAGCGCAACGACATGGTGGAATACTTCGCCGAGCAACTGGACGGCTACGCCTTCACCCGTTTCGGCTGGGTGCAGAGCTATGGCTCGCGTTGCGTGAAGCCGGCGATCATTTATGGAGACGTCAGCCGACCGAATGCCATGACCGTCGACTGGATCCGCTACGCGCAAAGCCTGACCGACAAGGTCATGAAAGGCATGCTCACCGGTCCCGTGACCATGCTGATGTGGTCGTTCCCCCGCGAAGACGTGTCGCGCCAGGTCCAGGCCCGACAACTGGCCCTGGCCCTGCGCGACGAAGTGCTGGACCTGGAAAAGGCCGGGATCAAGATCGTGCAGATCGACGAGGCGGCGTTCCGCGAAGGTCTGCCTTTGCGTCGCGGGCAATGGCAGGCGTACCTGGACTGGGCCGTGGAGGCCTTCCGCTTGAGCGCATCGGGCGTGGGCGACGAAACCCAGATCCATACCCACATGTGCTATAGCGAATTCAACGACGTGATCCAGGCCATCGCCGACATGGACGCCGATGTCATCACCATCGAAACCTCGCGCTCGGACATGGAACTGCTCGACGCGTTCGAGGCCTTCGACTACCCCAATGACATCGGTCCGGGCGTCTACGACATCCACTCGCCACGGGTGCCGGACACCGCCGAGATGATCGCGCTGATGAGCAAGGCAGTGAAACGAATCGCGCCTGAGCGGCTGTGGGTCAACCCTGACTGCGGGCTGAAAACCCGGGGCTGGCCGGAGACGGAAGCGGCGTTGGTGAACATGGTGGCGGCGGCGCGGCAGTTGCGCAGCCAGCTGGCCTGA
- a CDS encoding alpha/beta fold hydrolase: MRVFIFLAALFFGLPSMAASRCDVNVATQRVDLDQVSLAYQSVGRASDPALLLVMGLGGQLIHWPDEVVVALCEQGFRVIRYDNRDVGLSTWRQAPGSANLTFEALRYKLGLPVAAPYTLTDMADDGLGLMDALQVQSFHVLGVSMGGMIAQHMAAMAPQRVESLTLIMTSSGAEGLPAPSAALVQLLSRRSAPNREAALQQQADLLAALGSPMVVDDRQVLLHQAAVAYDRAFNPEGVKRQIMAIMAEPSRVALLNQLRVPTLVVHGTADPLLPVMHGVHLAAHIQGSQLKLIPGLAHRFQDAFKAPLLGAVLPYLQQHREDTSHWAQIEPVQAPNLL, from the coding sequence ATGCGTGTATTCATTTTCCTGGCCGCGTTGTTTTTCGGCCTGCCGTCGATGGCGGCGTCTCGTTGTGATGTCAATGTTGCGACCCAACGTGTCGATCTGGATCAGGTGAGCCTGGCCTACCAGAGCGTTGGCCGTGCTTCCGATCCGGCATTGCTGCTGGTGATGGGCCTGGGCGGGCAGTTGATCCATTGGCCGGATGAAGTGGTGGTCGCCTTGTGCGAGCAAGGTTTCCGGGTGATCCGCTACGACAACCGCGACGTCGGCCTGTCCACCTGGCGCCAGGCGCCCGGCAGCGCCAACCTGACCTTCGAAGCCCTGCGTTACAAGCTCGGCTTGCCCGTGGCCGCGCCTTATACCTTGACCGATATGGCTGACGACGGGCTGGGGTTGATGGATGCCTTGCAGGTGCAAAGCTTCCACGTGTTGGGTGTGAGCATGGGCGGGATGATCGCCCAGCACATGGCCGCCATGGCGCCGCAGCGGGTCGAAAGCCTGACCCTGATCATGACCAGTTCCGGTGCCGAAGGCCTGCCCGCACCCAGCGCCGCGCTGGTGCAGTTGCTATCGCGCCGCAGTGCGCCGAATCGCGAAGCGGCATTGCAACAACAGGCCGACCTGCTGGCCGCGCTGGGCAGTCCGATGGTGGTGGATGATCGCCAGGTATTGCTGCATCAGGCTGCCGTGGCCTATGACCGGGCCTTCAATCCCGAAGGCGTGAAGCGCCAGATCATGGCGATCATGGCCGAGCCGAGCCGGGTGGCGCTGCTCAACCAACTGCGAGTGCCGACCCTGGTGGTCCACGGCACCGCCGACCCTTTGCTGCCAGTGATGCACGGCGTGCACTTGGCGGCGCACATCCAAGGCAGTCAATTGAAACTGATCCCGGGCCTGGCCCATCGCTTCCAGGATGCATTCAAGGCACCGTTGCTGGGGGCGGTTTTGCCGTACCTGCAGCAGCATCGCGAAGACACTTCGCACTGGGCGCAGATCGAGCCGGTGCAGGCGCCGAATCTGCTCTGA
- a CDS encoding LysR substrate-binding domain-containing protein — translation MKRLPPLPALHTFLITAQCCNFTRAAEQLHITQGAVSRQIAGLEDHLGYALFQRQARGLSLTAEGLAWLPRVQQVFSLIGEAVEQIGEKRQTLQLKAPTCVMRWLLPRLLQWQKERPDVPVELTTTVRHGVDFQREAFDAAVIYGPPPDASLTCLHLFDEQLTPVCSRPVLEGSVPLREPADLQQHLLLHPTRDERDWNAWLEAADVHLSNVSKGQHFETLDLAMSMASQGTGVAIGDWSLIGDDLSAGRLVMPFELKVQTGLGYHLVHPRKPESSGPLQELMRWLVEQAQAR, via the coding sequence ATGAAACGACTTCCCCCGCTGCCGGCGCTCCATACGTTTCTGATCACGGCCCAGTGCTGCAACTTCACCCGGGCCGCCGAGCAGCTGCACATCACCCAGGGCGCGGTGAGCCGACAGATCGCCGGGCTGGAAGATCATTTGGGTTATGCGCTGTTCCAGCGCCAGGCGCGCGGCCTGAGCCTGACCGCCGAGGGCCTGGCGTGGCTGCCACGGGTGCAGCAGGTGTTCAGCCTGATCGGCGAAGCGGTGGAGCAGATCGGTGAAAAGCGCCAGACCCTGCAACTCAAGGCCCCGACCTGTGTGATGCGCTGGCTGCTGCCACGTCTGTTGCAATGGCAGAAGGAACGGCCGGACGTACCGGTGGAGCTGACCACCACGGTCAGGCACGGTGTGGATTTCCAGCGTGAAGCCTTCGACGCCGCGGTGATCTATGGTCCGCCACCCGATGCCTCATTGACGTGCCTGCACCTGTTCGATGAACAACTGACGCCTGTCTGTTCTCGCCCGGTCCTGGAAGGCTCCGTACCTCTGCGTGAACCCGCCGACCTGCAACAACACCTGCTGTTGCACCCCACCCGTGACGAGCGCGACTGGAACGCCTGGCTGGAAGCGGCCGATGTGCACTTGAGCAATGTCAGCAAGGGCCAGCACTTCGAAACCCTGGACCTGGCGATGTCCATGGCCTCCCAGGGCACAGGCGTGGCGATTGGCGACTGGTCGTTGATCGGCGACGACCTGAGCGCCGGCAGGCTGGTGATGCCGTTCGAGCTGAAGGTCCAGACCGGGCTGGGCTATCACCTGGTGCACCCGCGCAAGCCCGAGTCATCGGGGCCGTTGCAGGAATTGATGAGGTGGTTGGTGGAGCAGGCTCAAGCGCGGTAG
- a CDS encoding 5-guanidino-2-oxopentanoate decarboxylase, which translates to MATCGEVLVKLLEGYGVEQVFGIPGVHTVELYRGLARSSIRHVTPRHEQGAGFMADGYARVSGKPGVCFIITGPGMTNITTAMGQAYADSIPMLVISSVQSRNQLGGGRGKLHELPNQSALVGGVAAFSHTLMSAAELPGVLARAFALFQAGRPRPVHIEIPLDVLVEDADALLASTPVSISRAGAAPSAVEQMTAMLASAKRPLILAGGGALDAATELTELAERLGAPVALTINAKGMLPSRHPLLIGSTQSLVATRALVAEADVVLAIGTELAETDYDITFAGGFEIPGALLRIDIDPDQTVRNYPPRLALVADARTAARALLDELNAQPLAERCGDWGPARAARLRADLEGGWDAATRAQTLFLDSVLQALPDAVFVGDSTQPVYTGNLTFNLERPRRWFNSSTGYGTLGYALPAAIGAWLGGKDLGHGRPAVVCLIGDGGLQFTLPELASAVEARTPVIVLLWNNQGYEEIKKYMVNRAIEPVGVDIYTPDFIGVAKALGCAAEAIDGVAQLHTALLAACDRQGPTLIEIDQATWMTQVSK; encoded by the coding sequence ATGGCGACGTGTGGCGAAGTACTGGTCAAGTTACTCGAAGGTTATGGCGTGGAGCAGGTGTTCGGCATCCCCGGCGTGCACACCGTCGAGTTGTACCGCGGGCTGGCCCGTTCCAGCATCCGCCATGTGACCCCGCGTCACGAGCAGGGCGCAGGCTTCATGGCTGACGGCTACGCGCGGGTCAGCGGCAAGCCCGGCGTGTGCTTCATCATCACCGGCCCCGGCATGACCAATATCACCACCGCCATGGGCCAGGCCTACGCCGATTCGATCCCGATGCTGGTGATCTCCAGCGTGCAGTCGCGTAACCAGTTGGGTGGCGGGCGCGGCAAGTTGCATGAATTGCCGAACCAGAGCGCGCTGGTGGGCGGGGTGGCGGCGTTTTCCCACACGCTGATGTCCGCTGCTGAATTGCCCGGCGTGCTGGCCCGGGCTTTTGCCTTGTTCCAGGCCGGGCGGCCGCGACCGGTGCATATCGAAATTCCGTTGGATGTTTTGGTCGAAGACGCTGACGCTTTGCTCGCCAGCACACCGGTGAGCATCAGCCGTGCGGGCGCTGCACCGAGTGCCGTGGAGCAAATGACGGCTATGCTGGCGTCGGCCAAACGGCCCTTGATCCTGGCCGGCGGCGGCGCTCTCGACGCGGCGACCGAATTGACCGAACTGGCCGAACGCCTCGGCGCGCCCGTGGCGTTGACCATCAACGCCAAGGGGATGCTACCGTCCCGGCATCCCCTGCTGATCGGCTCCACCCAGAGCCTGGTCGCTACCCGCGCCCTGGTGGCCGAGGCGGATGTGGTGCTGGCGATCGGCACCGAGCTGGCCGAAACCGACTACGACATCACCTTTGCTGGCGGCTTCGAGATCCCCGGCGCGTTGCTGCGTATCGACATCGACCCGGACCAGACCGTGCGCAACTATCCACCGCGCTTGGCCCTGGTGGCCGACGCACGCACGGCTGCCCGGGCTCTGCTCGACGAGTTGAACGCGCAGCCCTTGGCCGAGCGCTGCGGCGATTGGGGCCCTGCACGCGCCGCGCGGTTGCGGGCCGATCTGGAGGGCGGCTGGGACGCTGCGACCCGCGCCCAGACGCTGTTTCTCGACAGCGTTTTGCAGGCGTTGCCCGACGCGGTATTCGTCGGCGACTCCACCCAGCCGGTGTACACCGGCAACCTGACCTTCAACCTGGAGCGGCCACGTCGCTGGTTCAACTCGTCAACCGGCTACGGCACCCTCGGCTACGCCTTGCCGGCGGCTATCGGCGCCTGGCTCGGCGGCAAGGACCTGGGCCACGGTCGCCCGGCGGTGGTGTGCCTGATTGGCGACGGCGGCTTGCAATTCACCCTGCCGGAGCTGGCCAGCGCCGTGGAGGCGCGCACACCGGTGATCGTGCTGCTGTGGAATAACCAGGGCTACGAAGAGATCAAGAAATACATGGTCAACCGCGCCATCGAACCGGTGGGCGTGGACATCTACACCCCGGACTTCATCGGTGTCGCCAAGGCGTTGGGCTGCGCGGCCGAAGCCATCGACGGCGTAGCGCAACTGCATACCGCATTGCTCGCCGCTTGCGATCGGCAGGGGCCGACGTTGATCGAAATCGACCAGGCAACCTGGATGACGCAGGTGTCGAAATGA